In Streptomyces sp. HUAS ZL42, the DNA window CGTGCTGGCTGCTCCGCCGGCCACCCGGTACCGGATGCGCACGGGCTGGACCGGGACGTGCGCGTCGAGCGCGGCCTGGAAGACGGCCCGCCGGAAGTGCCCCTGGGCGCGGCCGCACCATGTGCTGCCCTCGGGGAACACCGCGACGGCCTGCCCGTCGCGCAGCGCCCGGGCGATGCGCCCGACCGTGTCCGGCAGTGCGCGCAGCCGGTCCCGGTCGATGAACAGGACACCGCCGCGTGCGGCGAGCGGGCCCGCCACAGGCCACTGCCGGATCTCGGTCTTGGCGAGCATCCTGGCCGGGCGTACGGCGGCGAGCAGCGGGATGTCCAGCCAGGAGATGTGGTTGGCGACGAGGAGCAGCCCGCCGGTGGGAGCGGCATCTCCCGTGATGTTCACCCGCACCCCGGCGGCCCGCACGATCCACCGGCACCAGCACCGCACCAACCCGGCGGGGATCCGCCCTGCGAGCGGCGTCAGCACGACCCCGGCGAGGACCAGGGCCACGACCGCCGCGAGCCGCAGCACGGCCCGCGGTACGGCCGCGGCGGACCCCGCCGGCTCCACGCACGCGCCCGGAGTGCAGGGCGCGCCGGGCAGCCAGACGCTCATCAGGCCGGGACGAGGGAGAGGAAGTGCTTCAGGTAGCGCGGGTTGACCCGGCGCATCGACAGCAGCACGTACAGGTCGGCGACCCCGAAGTCCGGGTCGTGGGCGGGCTCGGCGCACACCCAGGCGCCGAGGCGGAGGTAGCCGCGCAGGAGGGCGGGGAGTTCGGTGCGCGCGGGGGCGGTCACGTCCTTGGGCACCCAGGGCAGCAGCGGTCGTACCCGGTACTCCTCCGGTGCCAGGTACTTCTCGCGCACCCGGTCCCAGGTGCCGGCGGCGAGGGCGCCGCCGTCGGCCAGCGGGATGGAGCAGCAGCCGGTGAGCCACTCGTGGCCGCGGTCCACCATGTAGCGGGCGATCCCGGCCCAGATCAGGCCGATGACCGCGCCGTCCCGGTGGTCGGGGTGCACGCAGGAGCGGCCGACCTCGACCATGCCCGGCCGGATGGCGTCCAGCGGCGCCAGGTCGAACTCGCCCTCCGAGTAGAGCCGCCCGGCGACCGCGGCCCGCTCGGGCGGCAGCAGCCGGTACGTGCCGACGACCTGGTCGGTCAGCGTGTCCCGGACGAGCAGGTGGTCGCAGTACGCGTCGAAGGGGTCGACGTCGAGCCCCGGCTGCGGGGTGGCCAGAAGGGCCCCCATCTCCCCGGCGAACACGTCGTGCCGCAGCCGCTGCGCGGCCCGCACGTCGGCCTCGTCGCGGGCCAGGGTCACGGTGTAGCGGGTCGGTGCCACGTTCTGCTGGGGACGATCGAGGGTGGAAACGCCGGTCATGGCTCTCTCCTGGTCACGGTCCGGGGACGGCGAGCGGTGCCGTCGCTCCTGTTGTGCCGACGCCGGTTGGCGTGTACGTGACCTCTGCCGAGAGCACGGATGTGGGGATGTTGAATGCCAGGGGTGTCCGGGAGAACGAGACGGGACCGGGGATGAGCACCACTCCCGGTCCCGCCCGTCCGCACTGTTCGGCGAACGTCTCTTGTGTTGCGTGCCCTACCTCTTGGCCACTTTCCGAGTGGCCCGCAGCCACTCCTTGTTCATGCTCGTGATGGAGACCAGCGGGATCCCCTTCGGGCAGGCCGTCGCACACTCCCCCGTCAGCGTGCAGCCCCCGAAGCCCTCCTGGTCCATCTGCGCCACCATGTCCAGCACCCGCGTCTCCCGCTCGGGCGCCCCCTGCGGCAGCACGTTCAGGTGGTTGATCTTGGCGGAGGTGAAGAGCATCGCCGCCCCGTTGGGGCACGCGGCCACGCACGCCCCGCAGCCGATGCACTCCGCGTGCTCGAACGCGAGGTCCGCGTCCGGCTTGGGCACGGGCGTCGCATGTGCCTCCGGCGCGGACCCCGTCGGGGCGGTGATGTAACCCCCGGCCTGGATGATCCGGTCGAACGCCGACCGGTCCACCACCAGGTCCTTGATCACGGGGAACGCGGACGCCCGCCACGGCTCGATGTCGATCGTGTCGCCGTCCTTGAAGGACCGCATGTGCAGCTGACACGTGGTCGTGCGCTCCGGCCCGTGCGCGTCGCCGTTGATGACGAGCGAACACGCGCCGCAGATTCCCTCGCGGCAGTCGTGGTCGAAGGCCACGGGGTCCTCACCGCGCAGGATGAGCTCCTCGTTGAGCGTGTCGAGCATCTCCAGGAAGGACATGTCGGAGGAGATGCCGTCCACCTCGTACGTGGACATGGCGCCTTCGGCGTCGGCGTTCTTCTGCCGCCAGACGCGCAGGGTGAGCTTCATGCGTAGCTCCGCTGGGTGGGGTGGACGTACTCGAAGACGAGGTCTTCCTTGTGCAGGGTCGGAGCCTCGCCGGTGCCGGTGAACTCCCAGGCGGCCGCGTACGCGAACTCGTCGTCCCTGCGGGCGGCTTCACCGTCGGGCGTCTGGGACTCCTCGCGGAAGTGCCCGCCGCAGGACTCGCTGCGGTGCAGCGCGTCGAGGCACATGAGCTCGGCGAGCTCCAGGTAGTCGACGATGCGGTTGGCCTTCTCCAGCGACTGGTTGAACTCCTCACCCGTGCCCGGGACCTTGATGCGCCGCCAGAACTCCTCACGGATCTGCGGGATGCGCTCCAGGGCCTTGCGCAGGCCGGCGTCCGTACGGGCCATGCCGCAGAACTCCCACATCAGCTCCCCGAGTTCGCGGTGGAACGAGTCGGGCGTGCGGTCGCCGTCGACGGCGAGGAGCAGGTTCAGCCGGTCCTCGGTCTCGGCCAGCACCTCCTGCACCGCGGGGTGTTCGCCGGTCACCTGGCCCTGGTGCGGGTTGCGGGCGAGGTAGTCGTTGATGGTCGCCGGCAGCACGAAGTAGCCGTCGGCCAGCCCCTGCATCAGCGCGGAGGCGCCCAGCCGGTTCGCCCCGTGGTCGGAGAAGTTGGCCTCCCCGATCGCGAACAGGCCTGGGACGGTGGTCTGCAGGTCGTAGTCGACCCACAGCCCGCCCATCGTGTAGTGCACGGCCGGGTAGATCCGCATCGGCACCTC includes these proteins:
- a CDS encoding lysophospholipid acyltransferase family protein, giving the protein MSVWLPGAPCTPGACVEPAGSAAAVPRAVLRLAAVVALVLAGVVLTPLAGRIPAGLVRCWCRWIVRAAGVRVNITGDAAPTGGLLLVANHISWLDIPLLAAVRPARMLAKTEIRQWPVAGPLAARGGVLFIDRDRLRALPDTVGRIARALRDGQAVAVFPEGSTWCGRAQGHFRRAVFQAALDAHVPVQPVRIRYRVAGGAASTAPAFVGEDSLLASVWRVVSARGLVAEVEVPPAITPGSHRDRRALARAAEACSLPGTHQAGAPARREHRAVPGPAGHRHDPIGHVGRPRDVLQGFQ
- a CDS encoding GNAT family N-acetyltransferase; its protein translation is MTGVSTLDRPQQNVAPTRYTVTLARDEADVRAAQRLRHDVFAGEMGALLATPQPGLDVDPFDAYCDHLLVRDTLTDQVVGTYRLLPPERAAVAGRLYSEGEFDLAPLDAIRPGMVEVGRSCVHPDHRDGAVIGLIWAGIARYMVDRGHEWLTGCCSIPLADGGALAAGTWDRVREKYLAPEEYRVRPLLPWVPKDVTAPARTELPALLRGYLRLGAWVCAEPAHDPDFGVADLYVLLSMRRVNPRYLKHFLSLVPA
- a CDS encoding succinate dehydrogenase/fumarate reductase iron-sulfur subunit, translating into MKLTLRVWRQKNADAEGAMSTYEVDGISSDMSFLEMLDTLNEELILRGEDPVAFDHDCREGICGACSLVINGDAHGPERTTTCQLHMRSFKDGDTIDIEPWRASAFPVIKDLVVDRSAFDRIIQAGGYITAPTGSAPEAHATPVPKPDADLAFEHAECIGCGACVAACPNGAAMLFTSAKINHLNVLPQGAPERETRVLDMVAQMDQEGFGGCTLTGECATACPKGIPLVSITSMNKEWLRATRKVAKR